Proteins encoded in a region of the Orcinus orca chromosome 8, mOrcOrc1.1, whole genome shotgun sequence genome:
- the SLC22A6 gene encoding solute carrier family 22 member 6 isoform X1, producing the protein MAFNDLLLQVGGAGRFQQIQVTLVVLPLLLMASHNTLQNFTAAVPTHHCRPPADTNLSKDGELDAWLPRDRQGRPESCLRFTSPQRGLPFPNGTETNGTGATEPCTHGWIYDNSTFPSTIVMEWDLVCSRRALRQLAQSLYMVGVLLGAMIFGHLADRLGRRKVLILNYLQTAVSGTCAAFAPNFPVYCAFRLLSGMSLAGISLNCMTLNVEWMPIHTRACVGTLIGYVYSLGQFLLAGVAYAVPHWRYLQLLVSVPFFAFFIYSWFFIESARWYSSSGRLDLTLKALQRVAWINGKREEGANLSMEVLRASLQKELTLGKGQASAVELLRCPALRRLFLCLSMLWFATSFAYYGLVMDLQGFGVSIYLIQVIFGAVDLPAKLVGFLVINSMGRRPAQMASLLLAGVCILINGVVPQDQSIVRTSLAVLGKGCLAASFNCIFLYTGELYPTVIRQTGLGMGSTLARVGSIVSPLVSMTAEIYPSVPLFIYGAVPVAASAATAFLPETLGQPLPDTVQDVEDRRRGKRRQQRQERKQMVPLQASAQAKDGL; encoded by the exons ATGGCCTTCAATGACCTCCTGCTGCAGGTGGGGGGCGCCGGCCGCTTCCAGCAGATCCAGGTCACTCTGGTGGTCCTCCCCCTGCTCCTGATGGCCTCCCACAACACTCTGCAGAACTTCACCGCCGCTGTCCCCACCCACCACTGCCGCCCGCCTGCCGACACCAACCTCAGCAAGGACGGGGAGCTGGACGCCTGGCTGCCCCGGGACAGGCAGGGGCGGCCTGAGTCCTGCCTCCGCTTCACCTCCCCCCAGCGGGGGCTGCCCTTTCCCAACGGCACAGAGACCAACGGCACGGGGGCCACAGAGCCCTGCACCCACGGCTGGATCTATGACAATAGCACCTTCCCTTCCACCATCGTGATGGAG tGGGACCTCGTGTGTTCTCGTAGGGCCTTACGCCAGCTGGCTCAGTCCTTGTACATGGTAGGGGTGCTTCTCGGAGCCATGATATTCGGGCACCTGGCAGACAG GCTGGGCCGCCGGAAGGTGCTCATCTTGAACTACCTGCAGACGGCTGTGTCAGGAACCTGCGCCGCCTTTGCTCCCAACTTCCCCGTCTACTGCGCCTTCCGGCTCCTCTCGGGCATGTCGCTGGCTGGCATTTCCCTCAACTGCATGACACTGA ATGTGGAGTGGATGCCCATCCACACGCGGGCCTGCGTGGGCACCCTGATTGGCTATGTCTACAGCCTGGGCCAGTTTCTCCTGGCTGGTGTGGCCTATGCTGTGCCCCACTGGCGCTACCTGCAGCTGCTGGTCTCCGTGCCTTTTTTTGCCTTCTTCATCTACTCCTG GTTCTTCATCGAGTCGGCCCGCTGGTACTCCTCCTCTGGGAGGCTGGACCTCACCCTGAAGGCCCTGCAAAGAGTGGCCTGGATCAATGGGAAGCGGGAAGAGGGGGCCAATCTAAGTATGGAG GTGCTCCGGGCCAGTCTGCAGAAGGAGCTGACCCTGGGCAAGGGCCAGGCCTCGGCCGTGGAGCTGCTGCGCTGTCCTGCCCTTCGCcgcctcttcctctgcctctccatGCTGTG gtTTGCCACTAGCTTTGCCTACTATGGGCTGGTCATGGACCTGCAGGGTTTTGGGGTCAGCATCTACCTAATCCAGGTGATCTTTGGTGCTGTGGACCTGCCTGCCAAGCTTGTGGGCTTCCTTGTCATCAACTCTATGGGCCGCCGGCCTGCCCAGATGGCCTCACTGCTGCTGGCAGGCGTCTGCATCCTGATCAATGGGGTGGTACCCCAGG ATCAGTCCATTGTCCGAACCTCCCTTGCTGTGCTGGGGAAGGGCTGCCTGGCCGCCTCCTTCAACTGCATCTTCCTGTACACTGGGGAGCTGTACCCCACAGTGATCCG GCAGACAGGCTTGGGAATGGGCAGCACTCTGGCCCGAGTGGGCAGCATTGTGAGTCCACTGGTGAGCATGACCGCCGAGATCTACCCCTCCGTGCCTCTCTTTATCTACGGCGCTGTCCCCGTGGCCGCCAGCGCTGCCACTGCCTTCCTGCCGGAGACCCTGGGCCAGCCCCTGCCAGACACGGTGCAGGACGTGGAAGACAG gaggagagggaagaggaggcagCAGCGACAGGAGCGAAAGCAGATGGTCCCGCTCCAGGCCTCAGCACAAGCGAAGGACGGACTCTGA
- the SLC22A6 gene encoding solute carrier family 22 member 6 isoform X2 yields the protein MAFNDLLLQVGGAGRFQQIQVTLVVLPLLLMASHNTLQNFTAAVPTHHCRPPADTNLSKDGELDAWLPRDRQGRPESCLRFTSPQRGLPFPNGTETNGTGATEPCTHGWIYDNSTFPSTIVMEWDLVCSRRALRQLAQSLYMVGVLLGAMIFGHLADRCGVDAHPHAGLRGHPDWLCLQPGPVSPGWCGLCCAPLALPAAAGLRAFFCLLHLLLVLRASLQKELTLGKGQASAVELLRCPALRRLFLCLSMLWFATSFAYYGLVMDLQGFGVSIYLIQVIFGAVDLPAKLVGFLVINSMGRRPAQMASLLLAGVCILINGVVPQDQSIVRTSLAVLGKGCLAASFNCIFLYTGELYPTVIRQTGLGMGSTLARVGSIVSPLVSMTAEIYPSVPLFIYGAVPVAASAATAFLPETLGQPLPDTVQDVEDRRRGKRRQQRQERKQMVPLQASAQAKDGL from the exons ATGGCCTTCAATGACCTCCTGCTGCAGGTGGGGGGCGCCGGCCGCTTCCAGCAGATCCAGGTCACTCTGGTGGTCCTCCCCCTGCTCCTGATGGCCTCCCACAACACTCTGCAGAACTTCACCGCCGCTGTCCCCACCCACCACTGCCGCCCGCCTGCCGACACCAACCTCAGCAAGGACGGGGAGCTGGACGCCTGGCTGCCCCGGGACAGGCAGGGGCGGCCTGAGTCCTGCCTCCGCTTCACCTCCCCCCAGCGGGGGCTGCCCTTTCCCAACGGCACAGAGACCAACGGCACGGGGGCCACAGAGCCCTGCACCCACGGCTGGATCTATGACAATAGCACCTTCCCTTCCACCATCGTGATGGAG tGGGACCTCGTGTGTTCTCGTAGGGCCTTACGCCAGCTGGCTCAGTCCTTGTACATGGTAGGGGTGCTTCTCGGAGCCATGATATTCGGGCACCTGGCAGACAG ATGTGGAGTGGATGCCCATCCACACGCGGGCCTGCGTGGGCACCCTGATTGGCTATGTCTACAGCCTGGGCCAGTTTCTCCTGGCTGGTGTGGCCTATGCTGTGCCCCACTGGCGCTACCTGCAGCTGCTGGTCTCCGTGCCTTTTTTTGCCTTCTTCATCTACTCCTG GTGCTCCGGGCCAGTCTGCAGAAGGAGCTGACCCTGGGCAAGGGCCAGGCCTCGGCCGTGGAGCTGCTGCGCTGTCCTGCCCTTCGCcgcctcttcctctgcctctccatGCTGTG gtTTGCCACTAGCTTTGCCTACTATGGGCTGGTCATGGACCTGCAGGGTTTTGGGGTCAGCATCTACCTAATCCAGGTGATCTTTGGTGCTGTGGACCTGCCTGCCAAGCTTGTGGGCTTCCTTGTCATCAACTCTATGGGCCGCCGGCCTGCCCAGATGGCCTCACTGCTGCTGGCAGGCGTCTGCATCCTGATCAATGGGGTGGTACCCCAGG ATCAGTCCATTGTCCGAACCTCCCTTGCTGTGCTGGGGAAGGGCTGCCTGGCCGCCTCCTTCAACTGCATCTTCCTGTACACTGGGGAGCTGTACCCCACAGTGATCCG GCAGACAGGCTTGGGAATGGGCAGCACTCTGGCCCGAGTGGGCAGCATTGTGAGTCCACTGGTGAGCATGACCGCCGAGATCTACCCCTCCGTGCCTCTCTTTATCTACGGCGCTGTCCCCGTGGCCGCCAGCGCTGCCACTGCCTTCCTGCCGGAGACCCTGGGCCAGCCCCTGCCAGACACGGTGCAGGACGTGGAAGACAG gaggagagggaagaggaggcagCAGCGACAGGAGCGAAAGCAGATGGTCCCGCTCCAGGCCTCAGCACAAGCGAAGGACGGACTCTGA